In Sphingomonas sp. LR60, the following are encoded in one genomic region:
- a CDS encoding phosphorylase family protein: MNTQWTIGIIGGSGLYAIDGLEEAEWRTVETPWGTPSDQILFGRIGDVAIRFLPRHGRGHVHLPGDIPARANIDALKRAGCTDLLAISSVGSLREELPPGTFSIVDQFVDRTVQRPASFFGGGLVAHVSLADPTCERLSAFAAAAITAAGGRVAERSTYLAMEGPQFSTRAESRLYRDWGCDVIGMTAMPEARLAREAELPYALVGMVTDYDCWRDDRAAVDVAEIVAQMAANGRIARAAVAHLLRHLPPERTPSPIDTALDGPIMTAPAHRDAGMIARNEAILARVLGLNLTAG; encoded by the coding sequence ATGAACACGCAATGGACCATCGGGATCATCGGCGGCTCCGGCCTGTACGCGATCGACGGGCTGGAAGAGGCCGAATGGCGCACGGTCGAGACGCCATGGGGCACCCCCAGCGACCAGATCCTGTTCGGGCGGATCGGAGATGTCGCGATCCGTTTTTTGCCCCGTCACGGCCGCGGGCACGTCCATCTGCCCGGTGACATTCCGGCGCGCGCCAATATCGACGCGCTCAAGCGCGCGGGCTGCACCGACCTGCTCGCGATCTCCTCGGTCGGCTCGCTGCGCGAGGAATTGCCGCCCGGCACGTTCTCGATCGTCGACCAGTTCGTCGACCGCACCGTGCAGCGCCCGGCATCGTTCTTCGGCGGCGGGCTGGTCGCGCATGTCTCGCTCGCCGATCCGACCTGCGAGCGGTTGAGCGCGTTCGCCGCGGCGGCGATCACCGCGGCGGGCGGCCGGGTCGCCGAGCGCTCGACCTATCTGGCGATGGAAGGTCCGCAATTCTCGACCCGCGCCGAAAGCCGCCTTTACCGCGACTGGGGCTGCGACGTGATCGGCATGACCGCCATGCCCGAGGCGCGGCTCGCACGCGAGGCGGAGCTGCCGTACGCGCTGGTCGGGATGGTCACTGATTACGATTGCTGGCGCGACGATCGCGCCGCGGTGGACGTGGCCGAGATCGTCGCGCAGATGGCCGCCAATGGCCGGATCGCACGCGCGGCGGTGGCGCATCTGCTCCGGCACCTACCGCCCGAGCGCACGCCCTCACCGATCGACACCGCACTGGACGGCCCGATCATGACCGCACCGGCGCATCGGGATGCGGGGATGATTGCGCGGAATGAGGCGATCTTGGCGCGGGTGCTGGGGCTGAATCTGACGGCGGGGTGA
- a CDS encoding DNA-3-methyladenine glycosylase family protein — MGLSAADLNAGLDALAAREPAFAAALERVGYPAPRIRARGYATLLRTIVGQQVSVKAADAVWRKLEVLGDPTDPAIVAALDDDSLRACGFSRQKTGYARSLADEVLSGRLDLDDLPADDEEAIAQLVRVKGIGRWSAEVYLLFAEGRPDIWPAGDLAVQIETGRILGHPERPSEKLTRDLAEPWRPYRGAAAIFTWHHYGAGADAAPV, encoded by the coding sequence ATGGGGCTGAGCGCCGCCGACCTGAACGCCGGGCTCGACGCGCTGGCCGCCCGCGAGCCCGCCTTCGCCGCCGCGCTGGAGCGGGTCGGCTATCCCGCCCCGCGCATCCGCGCGCGCGGCTATGCCACGTTGCTGCGCACGATCGTCGGCCAGCAGGTGAGCGTGAAGGCCGCCGATGCGGTGTGGCGCAAGCTGGAGGTGCTCGGCGATCCGACCGATCCGGCGATCGTCGCCGCGCTCGACGACGATTCGCTGCGCGCGTGCGGCTTCTCGCGCCAGAAGACCGGCTATGCGCGCAGTCTGGCCGACGAGGTGCTGAGCGGGCGGCTCGATCTCGACGATCTGCCCGCGGATGACGAGGAAGCGATCGCGCAGCTCGTGCGCGTGAAGGGGATCGGGCGCTGGTCGGCGGAGGTCTATCTGCTGTTCGCCGAGGGTCGCCCCGATATCTGGCCGGCGGGCGATCTGGCGGTGCAGATCGAGACCGGACGCATCCTCGGCCACCCGGAACGCCCCAGCGAGAAGCTGACGCGCGACCTCGCCGAGCCATGGCGGCCGTATCGCGGCGCAGCGGCGATCTTCACCTGGCACCATTATGGCGCCGGCGCGGACGCCGCCCCGGTGTGA
- a CDS encoding arsenate reductase family protein, with the protein MNATILHNPRCSKSRAALALLTEAGAEVTVVEYLKTPPSRDELALLCARAGITPRAALRADASATTDDDPLDLMARDPATIERPFVETDKGALIARPPERVRDLL; encoded by the coding sequence ATGAACGCAACGATCCTCCACAATCCGCGCTGCTCGAAGTCGCGCGCGGCGCTGGCGCTCCTAACCGAGGCCGGCGCCGAAGTGACGGTCGTCGAGTATCTGAAAACGCCCCCGTCGCGCGACGAACTCGCGCTGTTGTGCGCCCGCGCCGGGATCACGCCCCGCGCTGCGCTACGGGCCGATGCCTCGGCGACGACCGACGACGACCCGCTCGACCTGATGGCACGCGATCCCGCCACGATCGAGCGGCCGTTCGTGGAGACCGACAAGGGCGCGCTGATCGCCCGCCCGCCCGAACGCGTGCGCGACCTGCTGTGA
- a CDS encoding DUF2147 domain-containing protein, whose product MRIMLPAALALLAAAVPATAFAATPIAGRYVTEDGAGVITVGPCGSVTCGKLTTILKKRPGAPDTDVNNSDASLRTRPVLGMPILSEFKDAGKDWRGKIYDPRNGKTYKSIVAKNADGTLAVKGCIAFFCQTQTWRPAK is encoded by the coding sequence ATGCGTATCATGCTCCCCGCCGCGCTCGCGCTGCTCGCCGCCGCCGTCCCCGCGACCGCCTTCGCTGCCACCCCGATCGCCGGACGCTACGTCACCGAGGATGGCGCGGGCGTCATCACGGTCGGCCCGTGCGGCAGCGTGACCTGCGGCAAGCTGACGACGATCCTCAAGAAGCGCCCTGGTGCCCCGGACACCGACGTCAACAACAGCGATGCGAGCCTGCGGACCCGTCCCGTTCTGGGAATGCCGATCCTGTCGGAGTTCAAGGATGCGGGCAAGGACTGGCGTGGCAAGATCTACGATCCGCGCAACGGCAAGACCTATAAGTCGATCGTCGCGAAGAACGCCGACGGCACGCTGGCGGTAAAGGGCTGCATCGCCTTCTTCTGCCAGACGCAGACGTGGCGGCCGGCGAAGTAA
- a CDS encoding Nramp family divalent metal transporter: MTLTTRSLGDSFASVPVPKGAGFWRKLLAFVGPGWLVAVGYMDPGNWATDIAGGSAFGYTLLSVVLLSNLMAIVLQSLSARLGVGAGLDLAQACRQHSTRPVAWLLWALAEIAIVACDLAEVLGTAIALKLLFGMPLLYGVLVTVLDVFLILALQRYGFRRLEAFIAALLIIIAACFAFELFWARPDWSAAAIGLVPSAEIVRNPAMLYIAIGILGATVMPHNLYLHSSIVQTRAYGSDEGDRHEALKMATIDSTVALGLAFFINAAILMLAAAAFHSAGRFEVAEIEDAHRLLAPMLGVGAASVLFAVALLASGQNSTVTGTLAGQIVMEGFLDIRLAPWLRRLITRAIAIVPAVVVVASAGDRGATDLLVLSQVVLSLQLPFAVIPLVLYTSNRRLMGSFAAPRWLAALAWAIAAVIVVLNGYLLWGMAVG; the protein is encoded by the coding sequence ATGACCCTCACCACCCGTTCGCTCGGCGACAGTTTCGCCTCCGTGCCCGTGCCCAAGGGCGCGGGCTTCTGGCGCAAGTTGCTGGCGTTCGTCGGTCCCGGCTGGCTGGTCGCGGTCGGTTACATGGACCCCGGCAATTGGGCGACCGACATCGCCGGCGGCTCGGCGTTCGGCTATACGTTGCTCAGCGTCGTCTTGCTGTCGAACCTGATGGCGATCGTGCTGCAATCCCTGTCGGCGCGGCTCGGGGTCGGTGCCGGGCTCGATCTGGCGCAGGCATGCCGGCAGCATTCGACGCGCCCGGTGGCGTGGCTGCTCTGGGCGCTCGCCGAGATCGCGATCGTCGCCTGCGATCTGGCCGAGGTGCTGGGCACCGCGATCGCGCTGAAATTGCTGTTCGGAATGCCGCTGCTCTACGGCGTGCTGGTCACCGTGCTCGACGTGTTCCTGATCCTCGCGCTCCAGCGCTACGGCTTCCGGCGACTGGAGGCGTTCATCGCCGCGTTGCTGATCATCATTGCCGCGTGCTTTGCATTCGAGTTGTTCTGGGCGCGCCCGGACTGGAGCGCGGCGGCGATCGGGCTGGTGCCTTCGGCCGAGATCGTCCGCAACCCGGCGATGCTCTACATCGCGATCGGCATCCTCGGCGCGACGGTGATGCCGCACAACCTCTACCTCCATTCGTCGATCGTCCAGACCCGCGCCTATGGCAGCGACGAAGGCGACCGGCACGAGGCGCTGAAGATGGCGACGATCGATTCGACCGTCGCGCTGGGGCTCGCCTTCTTCATCAACGCGGCGATCCTGATGCTGGCGGCGGCGGCGTTCCACAGCGCGGGGCGGTTCGAGGTCGCCGAGATCGAGGACGCGCACCGGCTGCTCGCGCCGATGCTCGGGGTCGGCGCGGCGAGCGTGCTGTTCGCGGTCGCGCTGCTCGCCAGCGGGCAGAACTCGACCGTCACCGGCACGCTCGCCGGGCAGATCGTGATGGAGGGCTTCCTCGACATCCGGCTGGCGCCATGGCTGCGGCGGCTGATCACGCGCGCGATCGCGATCGTGCCGGCGGTGGTGGTGGTCGCCTCGGCCGGCGACCGCGGCGCGACCGACCTGCTGGTGCTCAGCCAGGTGGTGCTGAGCCTACAACTGCCGTTCGCGGTGATCCCGCTGGTGCTCTACACCTCCAACCGCCGGTTGATGGGCAGCTTCGCCGCGCCGCGCTGGCTGGCGGCGCTGGCTTGGGCGATCGCGGCGGTGATCGTGGTGCTCAACGGTTACCTGCTGTGGGGAATGGCGGTGGGGTGA
- a CDS encoding ferredoxin: MAKLIVETRNGEERELEGQAGFSVMEVIRDGGIDEVLALCGGCCSCATCHIHVDPAFADKLPPMSEDENDLLDASLDRDATSRLSCQIEFGPALDGLRVRIAAED; encoded by the coding sequence ATGGCCAAGCTTATCGTCGAGACCCGCAACGGGGAAGAACGCGAACTCGAAGGACAGGCGGGTTTTTCGGTCATGGAGGTGATCCGCGACGGCGGGATCGACGAGGTCCTGGCGCTGTGCGGCGGCTGTTGCAGCTGCGCGACCTGCCACATCCACGTCGACCCGGCCTTCGCCGACAAGCTGCCGCCGATGAGCGAGGACGAGAACGACCTGCTCGACGCCTCGCTGGACCGCGACGCGACATCGCGGCTGTCGTGCCAGATCGAATTCGGCCCGGCGCTGGACGGCCTGCGGGTGCGGATCGCCGCGGAGGATTGA
- a CDS encoding GGDEF domain-containing protein, protein MRTPFDRARGAINFLELHQLDPSPSHYELALAVISAPGSKLSEAVAEYTDGGLRLSAATVQSLVEDFLSPPREQTLDRRERTVMRQAQELGTLTSDAHHLTEALGRDVGAFVDAANSDPVTTLPAAATDFVDRLSDAERELAALRSEVVRLRDNIVPGLPPADADRDDLTQALNRSGAREVMARADAGGEAHVVVAFSVDALDTINDRYGRAVGDNVLNAFSATLHQTFPDEELIRWSGNEFVFITRGLPVSGARLLTERALSAFAARRLRLRGTGEPIGSVTASAGIATGAAGGQESSLIAARANAALAASHGGNQIEG, encoded by the coding sequence ATGAGAACACCGTTCGACCGCGCACGCGGCGCGATCAACTTCCTGGAACTGCATCAGCTCGATCCGTCGCCATCGCACTACGAGCTGGCGCTCGCGGTGATCAGCGCGCCGGGATCGAAGCTGTCGGAGGCTGTCGCCGAATACACCGATGGCGGGCTGCGCCTCTCCGCCGCCACCGTCCAGTCGCTCGTCGAGGACTTTCTCTCCCCGCCGCGCGAGCAGACGCTCGACCGGCGCGAGCGCACCGTGATGCGGCAGGCGCAGGAACTCGGCACGCTGACCAGCGACGCGCACCACCTGACCGAGGCGCTCGGCCGCGACGTCGGCGCCTTCGTCGACGCGGCGAACAGCGATCCCGTCACCACCCTGCCCGCCGCCGCGACCGACTTTGTCGATCGCCTGTCCGATGCCGAGCGCGAATTGGCCGCGCTTCGCTCCGAGGTGGTCCGGCTGCGGGACAACATCGTGCCCGGCCTGCCGCCCGCGGACGCCGACCGCGACGACCTGACGCAGGCGCTCAACCGCAGCGGCGCGCGCGAGGTGATGGCGCGTGCCGACGCGGGCGGCGAGGCGCATGTCGTGGTGGCGTTCAGCGTCGACGCACTGGACACGATCAACGATCGCTACGGTCGCGCGGTCGGCGACAACGTCCTCAACGCCTTCTCCGCGACGCTGCACCAGACATTTCCCGATGAGGAACTGATCCGCTGGAGCGGCAATGAATTCGTCTTCATCACCCGGGGCTTGCCGGTCAGCGGCGCGCGATTGTTGACCGAGCGGGCCTTGTCGGCGTTCGCGGCACGCCGCCTGCGGCTGCGCGGCACCGGCGAACCGATCGGCAGCGTCACCGCCTCGGCCGGCATCGCGACCGGCGCCGCGGGCGGACAGGAAAGCTCCCTGATCGCCGCCCGCGCCAACGCCGCACTCGCCGCCAGCCACGGCGGAAACCAGATCGAGGGGTGA
- the rlmB gene encoding 23S rRNA (guanosine(2251)-2'-O)-methyltransferase RlmB — MARRGHRPSQPQGNRPRLWGRHAVTAALANPERVVRKIWGTREALASLNLPPVLPVVFADVADLGRLVPGDAPHQGMVAEVDPLEDVWLGDLLEQGTTDDPERPRPLVVLDQVTDPHNVGAILRSAAAFDALGIVTQDRHAPPESGALARAASGALETVPWVRVVNLARALEEMAEAGCWRIGLTGHATQTLQQSVADIGASRRIAIVLGAEGEGMRQNTETHCDELAKLPISGKVESLNVSNAAAIALYAVTAR, encoded by the coding sequence ATGGCACGGCGCGGTCATCGCCCGAGCCAGCCGCAGGGCAATCGTCCCCGGCTATGGGGTCGCCACGCGGTCACCGCCGCGCTCGCCAACCCGGAGCGCGTGGTGCGCAAGATCTGGGGCACGCGCGAGGCGCTGGCCTCGCTGAACCTGCCGCCGGTGTTGCCGGTGGTGTTCGCCGACGTCGCCGATCTCGGGCGGCTGGTCCCCGGCGACGCCCCGCACCAGGGAATGGTCGCGGAGGTCGATCCGCTCGAGGACGTGTGGCTGGGCGATCTGCTCGAACAGGGCACCACCGACGATCCCGAGCGTCCGCGCCCGTTGGTGGTGCTCGATCAGGTGACCGACCCCCACAACGTCGGCGCGATCCTGCGCTCGGCCGCGGCGTTCGACGCGCTCGGCATCGTCACCCAGGATCGCCACGCGCCGCCTGAATCGGGCGCGCTGGCGCGCGCGGCGAGCGGGGCGCTGGAGACGGTGCCCTGGGTGCGCGTCGTCAATCTGGCGCGCGCGCTGGAGGAGATGGCCGAGGCGGGGTGCTGGCGGATCGGGCTGACCGGCCATGCGACGCAGACGCTCCAGCAATCGGTCGCCGACATCGGCGCCAGCCGCCGGATCGCGATCGTGCTCGGCGCCGAGGGCGAAGGGATGCGCCAGAACACCGAGACGCATTGCGACGAATTGGCAAAGCTGCCGATCTCGGGCAAGGTCGAGAGCCTCAACGTCTCGAACGCCGCCGCGATCGCGCTCTATGCGGTAACGGCGCGATAA
- the ychF gene encoding redox-regulated ATPase YchF, with amino-acid sequence MGFRCGIVGLPNVGKSTLFNALTETAAAQAANYPFCTIEPNVGNVGVPDPRLSKLAAIAGSAKIIETQLGFVDIAGLVRGASKGEGLGNQFLGNIREVDAIVHVLRCFENDDIQHVDNRVDPIADAETVETELMLSDLESLEKRVPNLAKKGQQGDKEAKLGALVLGRALDLLRDGKPARLTEANDPDEQRVLDQAQLLTAKPVLYVCNVNEEDAANGNALSQKVFDKAAAEGAQAVVVSAAIEAEIATMPHEDRGEFLAELGLEETGLTRVIRAGYELLHLLTFFTVGPKEARAWTVEAGSKAPQAAGAIHSDFERGFIRAETIAFDDYVAFNGEAGAREAGKLRQEGKEYVVHDGDVLLFRFNV; translated from the coding sequence ATGGGTTTCCGCTGCGGCATCGTGGGCCTGCCCAACGTCGGCAAGTCCACCCTCTTCAACGCGCTGACCGAAACGGCCGCGGCGCAGGCGGCGAACTATCCGTTCTGCACGATCGAGCCGAACGTCGGCAACGTCGGCGTCCCCGATCCGCGCCTGTCGAAGCTGGCGGCGATCGCCGGCTCGGCCAAGATCATCGAGACGCAGCTCGGCTTCGTCGACATCGCCGGGCTGGTGCGCGGCGCCAGCAAGGGCGAGGGGCTGGGCAACCAGTTCCTCGGCAACATCCGCGAGGTCGATGCGATCGTCCACGTGCTGCGCTGTTTCGAGAATGACGACATCCAGCACGTCGACAATCGCGTCGATCCGATCGCCGATGCCGAGACGGTCGAGACCGAGCTGATGCTTTCCGATCTCGAAAGCCTAGAAAAGCGCGTCCCCAATCTCGCCAAGAAGGGGCAGCAGGGCGACAAGGAAGCCAAGCTCGGCGCGCTGGTGCTGGGCCGCGCGCTCGACCTGCTGCGCGACGGCAAGCCCGCGCGGCTGACCGAGGCCAACGACCCCGACGAGCAGCGCGTGCTGGATCAGGCGCAATTGCTCACCGCCAAGCCGGTCCTCTACGTCTGCAACGTCAACGAGGAGGACGCCGCGAACGGCAATGCGCTGTCGCAGAAGGTGTTCGACAAGGCCGCTGCCGAGGGCGCACAGGCCGTGGTCGTCTCCGCGGCGATCGAGGCGGAGATCGCGACGATGCCGCACGAGGATCGCGGCGAATTCCTCGCCGAACTGGGGCTGGAGGAAACCGGCCTCACGCGCGTGATCCGCGCCGGCTACGAACTGCTCCACCTGCTGACCTTCTTCACGGTCGGCCCGAAGGAAGCGCGCGCCTGGACAGTCGAGGCCGGGTCGAAGGCACCGCAGGCGGCGGGCGCGATCCACTCCGATTTCGAGCGCGGCTTCATTCGCGCCGAGACGATCGCCTTCGACGATTACGTCGCGTTCAACGGCGAAGCCGGCGCGCGCGAGGCGGGCAAGCTGCGGCAGGAAGGCAAGGAATATGTCGTCCACGACGGCGACGTGCTGCTGTTCCGCTTCAACGTCTGA
- a CDS encoding alkaline phosphatase family protein — MLSRVPLLAALAAVSACAYRYDPPALPPVARPAPPTSYAAAAPTGLAASERRAPVTNLVSIDGFRPDYLERGVTPNLSRLAATGVSAAMRPSFPSKTFPNHWTLVTGLVPDRHGITANSMEDPQRPGETFTMATDDPFWWNAAEPIWVTAERAGVRSATMFWPGSNVAWGGTMAKDWPHETTGGMRPHDWQQYGESVDNRQRVDALIDWLRRPAAMRPHFLTLYFDAVDTAGHQFGPADPRTMQAVAQVDTAIGQLMSDLAALGQPANLVIVADHGMAATDTRRTIALDTIVPATDARVVESGPYATLAPLPGRDAAVAAALLRPHPHMQCWRKEQIPARFHYGRNPRIPAFLCLGEDGPGGGWSIAKTAPTRQESTGSHGFDNDAADMRALFIANGPAFRAGKHLATFDNVDVAPLLRDLLGLPAGQGLDGDDRPFRGVLIAGPQRSALPNGAR; from the coding sequence ATGTTGTCCCGCGTTCCCCTGCTCGCCGCGCTGGCCGCCGTGTCCGCCTGCGCCTATCGCTACGATCCCCCCGCGCTGCCGCCGGTCGCCCGCCCCGCTCCGCCGACGAGCTATGCCGCCGCCGCGCCAACCGGTCTCGCTGCCAGCGAGCGGCGCGCGCCGGTAACGAACCTCGTTTCGATCGACGGCTTCCGCCCAGACTATCTCGAACGCGGCGTCACCCCCAACCTGTCGCGGCTCGCCGCCACAGGCGTCAGCGCGGCGATGCGCCCGTCGTTTCCGTCCAAGACCTTTCCCAACCATTGGACGCTCGTCACCGGGCTGGTCCCCGATCGTCACGGCATCACCGCCAACAGCATGGAAGATCCGCAGCGCCCCGGCGAGACCTTCACGATGGCGACCGACGATCCGTTCTGGTGGAACGCCGCCGAGCCGATCTGGGTGACCGCCGAGCGCGCGGGGGTGCGTTCCGCGACGATGTTCTGGCCGGGCTCGAACGTCGCATGGGGCGGGACGATGGCCAAGGATTGGCCGCACGAGACGACCGGCGGCATGCGCCCGCACGACTGGCAGCAATATGGCGAATCGGTCGACAATCGTCAGCGCGTCGATGCGCTGATCGACTGGCTACGCCGGCCCGCGGCGATGCGCCCGCACTTCCTGACGCTCTATTTCGATGCGGTCGACACGGCCGGGCATCAGTTCGGCCCCGCCGACCCGCGCACGATGCAGGCGGTCGCGCAGGTCGATACCGCCATCGGTCAATTGATGAGCGACCTCGCCGCGCTGGGACAGCCGGCGAACCTCGTCATCGTCGCCGATCATGGCATGGCCGCGACCGATACGCGCCGCACGATCGCGCTCGACACGATCGTCCCCGCCACCGACGCGCGTGTCGTGGAGAGCGGCCCCTATGCGACGCTCGCGCCGCTGCCGGGGCGCGACGCCGCGGTCGCCGCCGCGCTGTTGCGCCCGCATCCGCACATGCAATGCTGGCGCAAGGAGCAGATCCCGGCGCGCTTCCACTATGGCCGCAACCCGCGCATCCCGGCGTTCCTGTGCCTCGGCGAGGACGGCCCGGGCGGCGGGTGGTCGATCGCGAAGACTGCGCCGACCCGGCAGGAATCGACCGGCAGCCATGGCTTCGACAATGACGCCGCCGACATGCGCGCGCTGTTCATCGCCAACGGTCCGGCATTCCGCGCCGGCAAGCATCTGGCGACGTTCGACAATGTCGACGTCGCCCCATTGCTGCGCGATCTGCTCGGCCTGCCCGCCGGTCAGGGGCTCGACGGCGACGATCGTCCGTTCCGCGGCGTGCTGATCGCTGGACCGCAGCGTTCCGCCCTGCCAAACGGGGCGCGATGA